A single window of Sus scrofa isolate TJ Tabasco breed Duroc unplaced genomic scaffold, Sscrofa11.1 Contig1832, whole genome shotgun sequence DNA harbors:
- the LOC110258301 gene encoding putative olfactory receptor 52P1, giving the protein MADNSTRHCISSFFLVGVPGLQDLHCWIGIPVCLLFSLTLLGNSSIIVTVRLEPSLHQPMYFFLCMLAVNDVALASSTAPKMLGIFWLDAHWTDFDMCLAQMYFIHTFCIAESALLVAMAFDRYVAICMPLRYTTILTTPTVSKMGLAGVTRAVLMVLPCPLLIKRLPCYTQDVINHAYCEHMAVVKLASADTRVNRAYGISVALSVMVLDLGLIATSYIKILQAVFRLSSQNARSKALGTCAAHVCTILVSYTPALFSFLTHRIGKKVPPSVHIIFASSYLLVPPAVNPLVYGVKTRQIRDRVIGLFFPKRKISEN; this is encoded by the coding sequence ATGGCAGACAACTCTACACGTCACTGCATCTCATCTTTCTTCCTGGTCGGTGTTCCTGGCTTGCAGGACTTGCACTGCTGGATCGGCATTCCCGTCTGCCTCCTGTTCTCCCTGACTCTGCTGGGCAACAGCAGCATCATCGTGACCGTCAGACTCGAGCCGAGCCTCCACCAGCCgatgtatttcttcctttgcatGCTGGCCGTGAACGACGTGGCCCTGGCCTCGTCCACAGCCCCCAAGATGCTTGGCATCTTCTGGTTGGATGCTCACTGGACTGACTTTGATATGTGCCTCGCACAAATGTATTTCATCCACACATTCTGCATAGCTGAGTCCGCCCTTCTGGTCGCCATGGCCTTTGACCGCTATGTGGCTATTTGCATGCCCCTCCGCTACACAACCATCCTGACGACACCGACGGTCAGCAAGATGGGTCTGGCTGGTGTGACCCGAGCCGTCCTTATGGTTTTGCCCTGTCCTCTCCTCATTAAGAGGCTACCGTGTTACACCCAAGACGTCATCAATCATGCTTATTGTGAGCACATGGCTGTGGTGAAACTGGCCAGCGCTGACACGCGTGTTAACAGGGCATATGGCATCTCTGTGGCCCTTTCAGTGATGGTGTTGGACCTCGGGCTCATAGCCACCTCCTACATCAAAATCCTTCAGGCGGTCTTCCGGCTCTCCTCCCAGAACGCCCGCTCCAAAGCCCTGGGCACCTGTGCTGCCCACGTCTGCACTATACTTGTCTCCTACACGCCTGCACTGTTTAGCTTTCTAACCCACCGCATTGGCAAGAAGGTGCCCCCAAGTGTCCACATAATTTTTGCCAGTTCCTATCTCCTGGTGCCCCCCGCAGTCAACCCCCTGGTGTATGGCGTCAAGACCAGGCAGATTCGTGACCGAGTGATTGGTCTCTTTttcccaaaaaggaaaatttctgaaaactaa